The genomic window CAAGCGTTGTCCTCGCTTACGCTGCGGGAACGCTTGACTCGGACGTCTGAAGAGCCTCATCGGAACCGCCGATGATGCCTCCCCATGCCTGATTCTGAGACAGGATCACAGTGTCAGGATAAGGCGACCAGCTCCTCGCGGGCGCGCTCGCTGCGGTCCTTGGCGTAGCGGCTGAGATCGCGGTCGACGCGGTGCGCGGGCGCCGTCCAGTGCACGCATTCGTGCGCGAGCGTCGCCGTGTAGCTCTCCGCGTCGCGGAAGCTTTCAAACGGCGGCATCTGGATGAGGTCGAGCGACGGCGCGAAGTAAGCCTTGTCGCCGCCGTGCCGGATCGTCGCGCCGGTGTTGGCGAAGAACGCCTCGGCGTGCGCGATGCGCTGCGCCGGCGGTGTGGCCGGCGCAGCCGCGGCCTTGTAGTACTGTTCGGGAAGCCCGTCGATCTGGTCGACGCAGAACACCGTGTAGGCGCGCAGGAACGGCACCGTGCGCTCGACGTCGTCGCCGTTGTCGTCCGTCTCGGTCTTGGTGACCTTGTTGGCGTAGACCACCATCGTCCCGCTCTCGCCCTTGCGGATGTGTCCGCCGAGCTCGAGCGACTGCTTGAAGGTCATCCAGGTCGACGACGCGAAGCCGCGCGCCACCGCCTCCGACCAGAGCAGCACGACGTTGATGCCCTGGTAGGGCATTCCGTTGTGGCGCCGAGGCCGTGTGATGCGGCCGACGGCATTCGCCGCGCTCCAAGGCCTGACCCAAGGGCGCACGCCGCGCTCGAGGTCCGCGACGATGCGATCGGTGATGCGCGCGTAGACGTCGGCGCGCGGCTTCTCTTCCTTCCTGCTCATTTCAATGACCTCCGTTTTGGAGGCCGCGCCTGCCGCGGCCCCTCACGGGGTCCGCGGCGGCGGCATCGCGCGCTCGCGCACCCGCAGGGCCGCAGCGCAGCGGAGGACGGCGAAGCCGTTGCGCGTGCGTGGCATCCGCCGCATGGACCACGGATCGGGGAGGGGCCGCGGGCGCGGAGCGCCGCTCTTTAGATTTTCATTGGTCTTGTCTTGGTTTTGTCGGCGGCACGAAGAAAGGGCCGGTCTCGCGACCGGCCCTCAGAGAGAGCAGAGTGAAAGGCGGGGCCGGAGCCCCGCCGAGAGTGCTATTCGAACGCCGACATCTGGGCCGCTGCGGCCTTCTTCGAGACTGTCTCGCCGGCGTGCTCGACCTGCCGTTCGAATGGCTTCCAGGCTTCGCCGATGACCTGCTCGTAGGCGGCGACGGCCCCTCGGCCGCCATCCGGAGTGCGTGCGCCTGAAGGCCCATGTCGGCTGCGAACTCGCGCTTGCGCTGCGCCTGGCTGTCGAAGCCGACGGGGCCGTCGAGGTCTTCGTCGCGGGCGTCGTTGGCGAGTTTGGCAGTGGCCTCGCGAGCTTCGGTCACGGCGCGGGAGTAGAACTGGCCGGCGCCATGCGCGGAGCCGACGTAGGAGCCGACGATGCGTTGGAGGTGGATCTCCATCGCGCGGTCGCTGAGCCCGTCCTTCAGGGCGTCGGCGGTCTCGACGACGAGCCGCTCGTGCAGGTCGCGGATGCCGTCGCTGTCGAGGACGGCGAGGCCGAAGCTCTCGGAGATGCGCAGCGTCTGCGCGGCGTCGGGGCAGGCGAGGCGGACCATTTCGAGGGTCGTGCCGCGGCGGAGCGGGATGACGCGGGCGGTGGAGCGAGGGGAGCGGGCGGTCTTGGTCATGGTGTGATCCTTTCTCGGTTTCACCTTGGGAGCTGTCGGGCCTTTGCCGACGCCCCCTCGGGTGCGGTCGACCAGAACCGGCCCCAGCGGGCCGCTTCAGGGGGCGGCGGCTGCCAGGGCGAGCATGGGCGGGTTGCGGACAAGCGGGCCTTCAGGCCTGCGAGGGACGCGGCCCCCATCGCGAGACGGCGGCTGCCGATCGCTTCGCGACTTGCCCTTGAAGCGGACCGCGGACGGTTCAGACCGCAGCACAAGCCGAGGGGGCGTCGGCAAAGGGTCACCCGCCGCCGAAACCGGGAGGTCACCGCAGGCCCTCCGACCGATCGCCGCCGCCGACGCGCGTCGGGGTCCTTCCTCGCCGTCGCGACGGTGAGGCGCTTGGTCTCTCACTCCCCTGCAGCGGAAGCGGAAACGCGATTGCGCCTCCGAAACTCGGCGATCGCCGTCTCCTGCCGATCGAGCTTGCGTGTGAGCGCGTCGATCTCGCCGCGGCGGGCGAGGGCCAGCTCCGCGAGGCGCTGCTGAAACACACGCTCGTCAGCGTTCGTCCAGCTCGATGCGCTCCGGCCGTGCTGCCGGCGCTTCGCCCGTTCGGTGATCGTCATCCGCTCTGCGCGTGCCGCGATCTGGCGCTCGACAACGCGGACATGCCGCTGCGTCTCGGCATGCGCGGCTTCCATGCGCGCAAGCGCGAGACGGCGGTCCGGTGGCCCAGTCATCGCACAGTCCCCAGCGGCCACAATGGAAAAGCGGATTCGTCCGCCGTGTAGTCATCGGGGAGGGAGACGCCCGCGATGGATGAAGAAAGGTCGTCGCCGGCGACCGCCCAGTCGATCAGCGCCGAGTTGGCCCCGGCGTGCTTGCGCATGTCGGGGGTGAGGATGCCGTCGAGCGCGTCGGCGATGGCGCTCTCTGGATTGTGGTGCGCGTGGACCAGGAGGTTCACGGCGACGAGGTACGCTTTCATGGCCGGGCCTCCTTTGTGTCTGCGCCACAAGGGTAGGGCTCGGGCGCGTGGACCGAGACGCGCACGGCGCGCTTCCAGGCGTCCGAGCCGGTGAAGTGCCGCCCGAGCCGGGGGTGCCAGACGACGAGGACGGGCGTCTCGCTGTCCTCGTCGGTGGCCGAACGCCAGCCGAAGGCTTTGGCGATGAGGCGCCAGGGCATGGTCACCTCCATCCAATGAAGTCGGAGGGGCCGCCGTAGACCTGGTGGCGCGCCTCGTCGACCACGAAGCCGAAGCGGCCGACGCTGTAGTCGTCGGATGGGACGAGGAAGCGGCGCTCCTCAGTCCCCGGCCCGCGCTTGCCGCCGAGCGTGGCGACGACTTCGACGAAGCCGGGCTCGTGCTTCGATGTGATGGCCGAGGCGACGACCCAGTCGTCGGCGTGCGCCGCCTCGAAGGCACGGCGATCCTTCTCGTGCGATTCGCCCGGCATGAGGATCGTGCCGAAGATCGCCTCCCATGCGTCCGGCCACGAATCCTTGACGGTTCGCTCCGCGCAGCGCCGCTCGAACGCCGTGAAGAGGTGCGGAAAGGTGATCGCGACGATCGCCCACTCGGCATCTTCTTCGTACCAGCCGCCCGCCGAGCGCAGTGTGGGATGGACCTTGCGGTTGCGCGCGGCCGAAAGCTTGAAGCCGCCGTGTCCGGCGGTCGAATGCGAGGTCACGCCCTCGGCATAGACCGTCGCGCCCTGCGAGGCGCCCCATGGCGTGTGCGCGCGCGAATGCTCTTCGACGCGACCCAGCATCCTGCGCTCGCGCTGGTGCTCGGCGTTTTCGAGCACCCGGGCGCGAAACGCCGCCTCGTCGGCGAGCTCGCCGGAGTAGCCGTAGAAATCGTCGCGCTTCCACTCCACCATCGGGCGCCGAATGCGCCAGCCGGTGACGAGATTGTGCCGACCGTCGCGCGCCGGCGCCATCGCGAACGCCGTGTCGACGACGAGCGCGACGAGAAGGCCGTCGGCGCTGCGGCCGAAGGAGACGTGATCGAGAAGGAGAGATGGAGTGTTCATGCCACGGCCCTCCCTTCGACGGCGTCGGCGCCGACCTCGTCGGCCGTGACCGCCTCGAGCACCGCGCGCGGATAGCCGTGCCGCGTCAGCCACTCCCTCGCGTCAGCCTCGTTGGTCGCCAGGCAGACGAGCTCGGCGTCATCGCCGGCGCGGTCGAACACGCGGACCGCGCCGACGGCGGGACGCTCGACGACGGCGAAGCAGAGCTTCGACTTCACCGAGAACGTCCGGTGCACGCGGATGGCGACGCCGCCGCCGGCGCCGTAGTCGGCCTCGTGCAGCGTGAAGTAGGCCGGGCGCGGGATATTGCCGACGCCTCGGCCGCCCTGCTTGCGGATCAGGCGGCCGCTGCTGTTGCTGGTGCGCCAGGCGGCCAGCTTCTTGTTGAAGCGAGCCGGTGGCCGCGGCGTCCCATCCGACCAGGCGACGGTCGAGCCGACGGGTGCGTCGTCGAAGATTTCTTGCGCGGACATGTCGTCCTCCTTTTGCGCGAGAGTGAGAACAGAGCCGCCGCCGGCCAAGCCGGCGGCGGCGGATCGTTCGGGAGAAGAGGCGCGCCGCTTACTCGGCGGCCTCCTGGAAGGCCTCGGCCTCTTCGCCGGGGAAGCCGTCGTCGCTGCCGTCGGCGTCCTCCTCCGTCTCGTCGTCGCCGGGCGAGATCGCGCTCGACGACAGCCAGTCGGCGAGCTTCGCCGGATCGGGCGCGAAGAGCGCGGAGGGGTGGACGAGGTGCCCGTCCTTGAAGTGCTCGACGAGCGCGGCGCGCGTGTCCTTCACGCGCTGGCGCGGCAGGACCGGCGTGTCCTTGCACGACGCCTCGAGGGCGCCGCGCGAGAGGCAGGACAGGAAGTCCTCCGTGCCCATGTTCGGCAGGAACGCGTCCGCGCCGACCACCTCGCCGGCGACTCGGGCGACGACGCCGCTGTTGGTGGCGTTCTCGCGGCACGAGAAGACGTCGACCAGCATGGTGCGCGCCGCGCCGCGCAGCGTGTCAATGTCGAAGGCGAGCTTGCCGTCGGCGTCGAACAGCACCGCCGCGTTCTTCGCCAGCCGGCTGTGGCCGTAGGTAGTGCCGCCGCCTCCCGTCGTGACGGAGACGTTCTGCCCGGCGAAGGCGAGGATGAGCAGCGCCATCAGCGTGTCGTCCTCGATCGGTGCGCGGCCGAGCGCTTCGCGCAGCGCGTCGGTGCGCAGGTCGCCGATCATCTCGACGCCCTTGCGCGTCACGTCGGGACGCGGCTTCGAGACCTCGCCGACGTCGTCCGCGGCGTTGTCCGGAGCGGTCGCGCCCTTACCCTTCGGCTTCTTCGCCGCCGGCATGCGGTAGTGCACGGTCTGCACGCGGCCGTCGCGGTCGAGGTACATCGCCGTGCAGTCGGACTTCGCCGGCTTGCCGTAGACGCGCTCCGCCTTCGGCGGCAGCTTCACCTCACCCCAGTTCGTGGTCTCGGCGATGACGCCCTTCTTCGGCAGGTTCGCCGTCATCCACTCCTGCTGCGCGCCGAGGAAGGCCTCGACGTCGGTGGTGTAGCGGCTGTCCTCGTCCGCCGGGGCGAACAGGTCCTCGACCCACGCGATGCCGTAGGCCTGCGCGAGGTCGTCGCCGAAGCTTGCGTGACGCGCGAACATGCGCGTCTTCTGCAGCGCCTGCGCCACGCTCCACCACGAGACCTGCGGGTCGGCCTTCGACGGCTTGTGCTTCTTCCAGACCTCCTTCTGCTCGTCGAGCGACGCAGCCGCGATGGTGCGGAGCTGGCGCTCGTCGGGCATGTCGCCCTTGGCCATGTGGTCGAGCATCGCCGGCAGCACGTTCGCCAGCAGGCGGAGTTTCTTGATCTGGCGCACCGGCAGCGCGAGCGCGACACCGATCGCCTCCTCCGTCCAGCCGAGCGCGACCAGGCGCTCGATCGCCCGCCACTGGTCGACCGGGTTCAGCGCCTCGCGGGCGATGTTCTCGACCATGGAGCGCATGGCGCCGTTGTCGTTCGCCGCGTCGTCGACGAGGACGTCGATCTCCTCGAGCCCGGCGGCGATCGCCTGCTTCACGCGGCGGTGGCCGGCGTTGATGACGTAGCCGTTGCCGCCTCCGGTCTCCGGCGTGATCACCGGCGGCTGCACGATGCCCACGGCCTTGATCGTCGCCAGCAGCAGCGCGTCGGCCTGCGGCGTCGACTTGGTCTGGCGCATGCGGTCGGGATTCTCCTTCAGCGCGCGCGGGTCGACCTTGATGAGTTGCATGGAAGTGCTCCTTTTGGGGTTGCGGGACCGGCTTCCCCGGCCCTTTCTCGTCTTCTTCCCGAAGACACCCCCCGGCCCGCGGAGCGGACGGGCCGGTGCAACTGCGGCCGAGCATCCCTGCCCGGCAGGACCAGCAGGGCCGAAGCCCTGCGCAGGACGACGGGCCGGGATCGCGCAGGCGGCGGTTGAGCGCAGCGCCGGCGGCCCGCCCGATCTGCGAGCGGGCTTTTCTCCCGCTCTTCTTCTTTTCTATTTCCTTTCATGCTGCTGCCTGCATCCCGCCGGCGCTTCCGTCGTCCTCCGCCAGTGCCTTCTCCACCTCGGCCAACTGCCGGCGCTTGTCGGCGAGCTCGCCGGCGAAGGCGAAGTCGCCGGCGTCGCGTGACTCGTAGGAGGCGAGCCGCCTGCGCGCGTCGGCCAGCCGCTGGCTGTAGCGCTCCCGCTCGCCCTCGAAGTCGTCGAGCGCGTGCTCGAGGCGAGCGACCGCGCCGAGCGGCGTCACCGTAACCGGCAGCTCGATCTCATACTCCGCACCAGTTCGCAGAAGCATCGTGGCGAAGCGGTATCCATCGCGGCCGAAGCGCTCGCCGGAGTACTCGAGGTCGAAGCCGCCGATCAACGCGATGACGGTTTCGCCTTCCTGCTGAAGCTGGACGAGGGTGAGAATCTCCTTCAGCAGCGCGCGGCCCGCAAGCTTGCGCTCGGCGTAGGTCTCTCCGGTCACCGCCATCGCAAAGGCGTCGCCCGAGGTCGGGGTGCGACGCGCGATGTCCTGGCCGATCTCACCGATGCGGCGCGTCGAATATTCGACGTCGCGCTCGGCGTCG from Bosea sp. AS-1 includes these protein-coding regions:
- a CDS encoding ParB/RepB/Spo0J family partition protein, encoding MQLIKVDPRALKENPDRMRQTKSTPQADALLLATIKAVGIVQPPVITPETGGGNGYVINAGHRRVKQAIAAGLEEIDVLVDDAANDNGAMRSMVENIAREALNPVDQWRAIERLVALGWTEEAIGVALALPVRQIKKLRLLANVLPAMLDHMAKGDMPDERQLRTIAAASLDEQKEVWKKHKPSKADPQVSWWSVAQALQKTRMFARHASFGDDLAQAYGIAWVEDLFAPADEDSRYTTDVEAFLGAQQEWMTANLPKKGVIAETTNWGEVKLPPKAERVYGKPAKSDCTAMYLDRDGRVQTVHYRMPAAKKPKGKGATAPDNAADDVGEVSKPRPDVTRKGVEMIGDLRTDALREALGRAPIEDDTLMALLILAFAGQNVSVTTGGGGTTYGHSRLAKNAAVLFDADGKLAFDIDTLRGAARTMLVDVFSCRENATNSGVVARVAGEVVGADAFLPNMGTEDFLSCLSRGALEASCKDTPVLPRQRVKDTRAALVEHFKDGHLVHPSALFAPDPAKLADWLSSSAISPGDDETEEDADGSDDGFPGEEAEAFQEAAE